In Aphelocoma coerulescens isolate FSJ_1873_10779 chromosome 25, UR_Acoe_1.0, whole genome shotgun sequence, a genomic segment contains:
- the NUDT17 gene encoding nucleoside diphosphate-linked moiety X motif 17 yields MASARVLVHVRRGGAGGAAAFGQSVTGVFCPAHTDVALVSCGLERGHFLISDVPFPGSAVTVLKRPPFCPAKLGGATLGDRRGHPGVVAAVAVLLEATCGHVLLTRRAATLRHFPNIWVPPGGHLEPAEELVAAGLRELAEETGLRLEPRTFSWRLLGLWESLFPPTLSWGPPRCHHIVAYLGLRSAEPRQHLQARLCPSPCEVSAVAWLEPPVLEAIAATEEGAEGSGSGSGSGSGSGSGSGSGSGSFPRELPATVGIMETSPDGFRSSQIPTGILLRRAPAHGPDLERVSTGTKFALGRWWGEPGRGGRE; encoded by the exons AGTGTCACCGGCGTGTTCTGCCCCGCGCACACCGACGTGGCCCTGGTGAGCTGCGGGCTGGAGCGCGGCCACTTCCTCATCTCCGATGTCCCCTTCCCCGGCTCCGCTGTCACCGTCCTCAAG AGACCCCCTTTCTGCCCCGCCAAGCTGGGGGGGGCCACGCTGGGTGACCGGAGGGGACACCCGGGGGTGGTCGCGGCGGTGGCCGTGCTGCTGGAGGCCACCTGCGGCCACGTCCTGCTGACCCGGCGAGCCGCGACCCTGCGCCACTTCCCCAATATTTGGGTGCCACCAG GTGGGCACTTGGAGCCGGCAGAGGAG ctGGTGGCCGCGGGGCTGCGGGAACTGGCCGAGGAGACGGGGCTGCGCCTGGAGCCCAGGACCTTCTCCTGGCGCCTGCTCGGCCTCTGGGAG TCCCTGTTCCCCCCCACGCTGAGCTGGGGGCCACCACGCTGCCACCACATCGTCGCCTACCTGGGGCTGCGCTCGGCCGAGCCCCGCCAGCACCTGCAG GCCCGGCTGTGTCCAAGCCCGTGTGAGGTCAGCGCCGTGGCCTGGCTGGAGCCGCCAGTCCTGGAGGCCATTGCTGCCActgaggaaggagctgagggatcgggatcgggatcgggatcgggatcgggatcgggatcgggatcgggatcgggatcgggatcattccccagagagctgccagcCACCGTGGG gATCATGGAGACGAGCCCTGACGGCTTCCGGAGCTCCCAGATTCCCACCGGGATCCTCCTGCGCCGGGCCCCAGCCCACGGCCCCGACCTGGAGCGCGTCAGCACCGGCACCAAATTCGcgctggggaggtggtgggggGAGCCCGGCCGGGGGGGCCGGGAATAA